Part of the Thermoanaerobaculales bacterium genome is shown below.
CCTGTCGGGCCTGCTCGCGGCCGGCGCCGCCTTCCGCCTGCCCGCGCTCACGGTGCCGGTCCTGCTGGCGGCCGGCGGGGCGCTCACCGGCGCCGCCTTCGCCGGCGTCGCCGAGCTCGCCGGCCGGGGCGAGACCCGGCGCGGAGCCGGGCTGGCCTTCGCCGCCGACGAGGCGGGCGCGGCGGCCGCGGCGCTCGTGGTGGGCATCCTCGCGCTGCCCTGGGCCGGCATGACCGCCACCGCGCTAGGCCTCACCCTGCTCGGCCTCGCCGCTGTGCCAGGGGCCTGGCGGCCCAGGGGATAGGATCTAGGATCTGGGATCTCGGGCCCCCGCCCGCTTCCGCTTCCGCGCCCGCATCCGGTTCCGTCTCCGTGCCGGTTCTCGAAACTGACGAGCCGGACAGCCAACAGCCACAGTGCCGGCGGCCCATCACCAGCAATCGCGAACCGACGTGTCGGGCACCTACCGGAAATCCGGCTTGCCGGAATCCTGGAATTCTGGTATTCTCTGAGCATGAACATGACTCGTCTCGGCAAGAAGGGCCAAGTGTCGATCCCCAAGGCCGTGCTCGACCGTCTCGGCCTCGAGCCCGAAACCGTCCTGCTCGTGGAGTCGACCGCGGACGGCGCAATCGTCCTGCGGCCAGCCGCCGTCTACCCCGTTGAGGTCTACAGCGAGGCGAGGGTGCGCGAGTTCCTCGACGAGGACCGGATGACCACCGCCGAGGCCGCCCGCGTCCGCAAGCGCACCGGGAAGCGATAGGTGCGTCTCTTCCTCGACGCCAACGTGCTGTTCGCCGCGGCCTACTCGCCGGAAGGGCGGTCAGCGGGGCTGTTCGTGCTGGCCGGCGCGGGGGCGTGCTCTCTCTCGAGCTCGCGGCACGCGATCGACGAGTGCTTCCGGAATCTCGCGCTCAAGGCGCCGCAGACCGTGGCTGCGTTGGGGCGCCTCCTCGAGCTCCTCGAAGTCGTTCCAGAAGCCGGCCCGGGGGTCGTGGCCTGGGCTGCGCGGCACGGCCTTCCGGCCAACGACGCACCCATCCTGGCCGCTGCCAGCGCCGCCGGAGTCGATTTCCTGGTCACCGGCGATCGAACCCACTTCGGCCACCTGTTCGGCACCACGGTCGGCCGCGTCACGGTGGTGCCACCAAGCGACGCTCTCGTCCGTGTGCTCGAAGGCAGACCCGAACGATAGCTGGTTCGCGCGCCGGCAGACCTGACTCCCGGCGATCGAACACCGTCCGCCTTTGGTTTGCCGCGATTCCGCCCCACGTCCGCCGGATCGCCCCGTTGCCATGGTGCAAGGAGGCATCACCATGCGGGACGGACGCCGGCAGCTGGTCGTGATCGGGGCCGGGTTCGCCGGCCTCGCCTGCGCGCGGGCCGCCGCCCAGCGTGGCGTCGAGGTCGCGGTCCTGGAGGCGCAGCCCGCACCCGGTCACCGGGTCTCCACCACCGGCATCCTGGTCAAGGAGGCGGCCGACGCCTGGGACGTCCCGCGCAGCCTGACCCGCAAGATCCACGGCGTGCGGCTCTACTCGCCTTCGCTCGACTGGGTGGACCTCGAGCGATCCGGCTACTACTTCCTGGCGACCGAGACCGCCGACCTGCTGGCCTGGTGGGCGCGCGAGGCGGCCCGCCACGGGGTGGAGGTGCGGTGGGACGAGCGGTTCTCGGGCAGCCAGGACCTCCCGGACGGCACACTCTGGCTGCTCGGCCAGGGCTACGGGTGCGAGTTCCTGGTTGGGGCCGACGGCGCCCGCTCGGCCGTGGCCCGCGATCGCGGGCTGGACGCCAACCGGGAGCTCCTGCACGGCCTCGAGCTCGAGTGCCTGGGCCTGGGCGGGGTCGCCGAGGACCGGATCCACGTCTTCCTCGACTCCGAGCTGGCGCCGGGCTACATCGCCTGGATCGTGCCCGGCACCTCCTGCTACCAGGTGGGGCTCGCCTGCCGCCACCCCCAGCGGCCCGACCCCGAGCGGCTGGTCGCGGCGCTGTCGCGCCGTTTCGACACCCGCGACATGACCGTGCTCGGCCACCGCAGCGGCTGGATCCCGGTCGGCGGCCCGTTGCGCCGGATCGGCGATGCGCGCAGCCTGCTCGTCGGCGACGCCGCCGGCTGGGTGTCGCCGCTGACCGCGGGCGGCATCCACACCGCGATCGAGTGGGGCCGCCTCGCCGGCATTGCGGTCGCCGACCACCTGCTCGATGGCGGCCCGCTCCCCCACCTCGCGCTGCGCCGCTCGCTCCCCTCCTTTCACTGCAAGCGGTGGCTGCGCTGGGCCATCGACCTCGAGCTGCCCAACCCGCTCTACGACCGGCTTCTCGCCAGCCCGCTGATGCGGCAGGTGGCGCGCCTGGTCTTCTTCCACCACCGCGGCGTCATGTCGCGCGACGCCTGGCGGGAGTGGCTCGGCAGCAGCCGCGCCCGGTTGGAGAGGGCCGGAGCGAAGATCTAGAGCCGGCGCCCCCTCCCCTTCCGCGCCCAGGGCTGTCTCCATGAGGCAGTGAGGTATTGCGGCAATGCGGCAGTGAGAGGACCGACCATTGCCTCAGTGCTTCAATGCCTCGGTGCCCCTCCACAGGCACGAGGAGGAAGTACGTGCCAGACACCATCCTGGCTGCCTAGGTGGCAGGCAGGTGCCAACCCCAAACCCCTGTTCCCCGACCCCTGGGTGGGCGGGGGCGTGATATACTCCAGCCAACGACACAGGTCATGAACGAGACGGGAGCTGGGCCGTGAGGCTTCGTTCCACCGGGCTTTGAGGGAGCCCGGGGGAGGAAGCGGGACTACCCGAGGGAGGCGACTCGAGCTGGCAGTTGCACAAACGTGCCGATCGAGGAGGAGACGGGCTCCGGGTGGTCGTCAGGCAATGGCTCAGATAACGCAATCGAACAGCGATCAGGCGGCTGCGCGGCGGTGGGGCTCGACAGCCTTCGGCAGGTTCCTCCGGAGCTTGCCGAAGGAGACGGACGCCGCGGCTGCAAGCCCCTGCCCCGCCGG
Proteins encoded:
- a CDS encoding AbrB/MazE/SpoVT family DNA-binding domain-containing protein — its product is MNMTRLGKKGQVSIPKAVLDRLGLEPETVLLVESTADGAIVLRPAAVYPVEVYSEARVREFLDEDRMTTAEAARVRKRTGKR
- a CDS encoding PIN domain-containing protein codes for the protein MRLFLDANVLFAAAYSPEGRSAGLFVLAGAGACSLSSSRHAIDECFRNLALKAPQTVAALGRLLELLEVVPEAGPGVVAWAARHGLPANDAPILAAASAAGVDFLVTGDRTHFGHLFGTTVGRVTVVPPSDALVRVLEGRPER
- a CDS encoding FAD-dependent oxidoreductase yields the protein MRDGRRQLVVIGAGFAGLACARAAAQRGVEVAVLEAQPAPGHRVSTTGILVKEAADAWDVPRSLTRKIHGVRLYSPSLDWVDLERSGYYFLATETADLLAWWAREAARHGVEVRWDERFSGSQDLPDGTLWLLGQGYGCEFLVGADGARSAVARDRGLDANRELLHGLELECLGLGGVAEDRIHVFLDSELAPGYIAWIVPGTSCYQVGLACRHPQRPDPERLVAALSRRFDTRDMTVLGHRSGWIPVGGPLRRIGDARSLLVGDAAGWVSPLTAGGIHTAIEWGRLAGIAVADHLLDGGPLPHLALRRSLPSFHCKRWLRWAIDLELPNPLYDRLLASPLMRQVARLVFFHHRGVMSRDAWREWLGSSRARLERAGAKI